A section of the Candidatus Omnitrophota bacterium genome encodes:
- a CDS encoding AAA family ATPase — translation MAERTIRLTDDSEARVLFGKHDDNLRKIEKAFGVTTSFRDGGLKISSEDANALDNANKVIDEFLVVIRKGGHLSPRDIDYALKNPEVAVHLDDIFLDRIQVSSKRAYITPRSAGQKRYIDAIRKFDIVFGIGPAGTGKTYLAMAMAVNALKKNLVSRIILTRPAVEAGESLGYLPGDMYEKVNPYLRPLYDALYDMVEPHLIKDYLERGIIEVAPLAFMRGRTLNDSFIIMDEAQNSTQEQMKMFLTRLGFDSKTVITGDVTQSDLPKGRSSGLIHANSILEKIEGIKFVMLKGEDVVRHELVQEIIKVYREKAGPENE, via the coding sequence ATGGCTGAAAGAACCATAAGACTTACCGATGATTCAGAAGCAAGAGTCCTTTTCGGAAAACACGACGATAATCTCAGGAAGATCGAGAAGGCGTTTGGCGTGACGACTTCCTTCCGTGACGGGGGGCTTAAAATATCGTCAGAGGACGCAAACGCTCTGGATAATGCTAATAAGGTCATAGACGAGTTCCTTGTGGTAATAAGGAAAGGTGGTCATCTCTCTCCCCGGGACATAGATTACGCGCTTAAGAACCCTGAAGTAGCCGTGCATCTTGATGATATCTTTCTTGACAGGATCCAGGTGAGTTCAAAGAGGGCCTATATAACGCCCAGAAGCGCCGGCCAGAAGAGGTATATCGATGCCATAAGGAAATTCGATATAGTTTTCGGCATCGGCCCTGCCGGTACCGGCAAGACCTACCTTGCCATGGCTATGGCGGTTAACGCTTTGAAGAAGAACCTGGTATCCAGGATAATCCTCACAAGACCCGCTGTCGAAGCGGGTGAGAGCCTGGGGTATCTGCCAGGCGACATGTACGAGAAGGTCAACCCCTACCTCAGGCCTTTGTATGATGCGCTTTACGATATGGTGGAGCCGCATCTAATAAAGGATTATCTGGAGAGGGGTATTATCGAGGTGGCGCCTCTGGCTTTTATGCGGGGAAGGACGCTGAACGATTCTTTCATAATCATGGACGAAGCGCAGAATTCCACTCAGGAGCAGATGAAGATGTTCCTTACGCGCCTGGGGTTTGATTCCAAGACCGTTATTACCGGGGATGTTACTCAAAGCGATCTGCCCAAAGGCAGAAGTTCAGGACTCATCCACGCGAATTCCATTCTCGAGAAGATAGAGGGTATCAAGTTCGTCATGCTTAAGGGCGAGGACGTGGTCAGGCATGAACTCGTGCAAGAGATAATCAAGGTGTACAGGGAAAAAGCGGGGCCTGAAAATGAATAA
- the aspS gene encoding aspartate--tRNA ligase codes for MIRTHNCGELGSEDTGKDVALCGWIDSRRDHGEIIFMDLRDKHGRTQIVFDPEKNKEAHVKAHQLRNEYCVKVKGKVSPRPEGTVNPKIATGRIEIDVDRIEVLSESDTPPFEIKDDVDVSEEMRLKYRYLDLRRVPMQKRLNIKHKLYRHITDFLDNEGFVSVETPMLTKSTPEGARDYLVPSRVHGGSFYALPQSPQIFKQILMVAGVEKYFQIVRCFRDEDLRADRQPEFTQLDMEMSFVEEEDIFGVCERLFKAIFSKVMDMEIEIPFERVSYRHVMEKYGSDKPDRRFGVHLQDLTEEAGRSSFKVFSNAVSSGGRVMALAAPGYADISRKDIDDLTAFVGEYGAKGLAYFKVTEEGLSSPITKFFKPGELELFREKTGASAGDMIFMVADAEEVVWDSLGALRLKIGREKNLIEKDKFDFLWVVDFPLFKFNKDEKRWVSEHHPFTFFRQEDLELLEKGEFGKIRSLSYDLVLNGSEIGSGSIRIHKRDVQKRIFDILGLTEEEAESKFGFLLEAFNYGPPPHGGIAFGMDRLVTLFTGDSSIREVIPFPKTQKGICPLSGAPSYVDDRQLRELGIKHTKRTKKEG; via the coding sequence ATGATACGTACGCATAATTGCGGTGAACTGGGTTCAGAGGATACGGGCAAGGATGTCGCTCTCTGCGGATGGATAGATTCGCGCAGAGACCACGGTGAGATCATATTCATGGATCTCAGGGATAAGCATGGCAGGACGCAGATAGTGTTCGATCCAGAGAAGAACAAGGAAGCGCATGTCAAAGCGCACCAGCTCAGGAATGAATACTGCGTTAAAGTGAAAGGTAAGGTCTCGCCTCGTCCGGAAGGGACGGTGAACCCCAAGATAGCTACCGGCCGGATCGAGATCGACGTGGACAGGATAGAGGTGCTCTCAGAGTCTGATACACCGCCTTTTGAGATAAAGGATGATGTGGATGTGTCAGAGGAGATGCGCCTTAAATACAGGTACCTTGACCTCCGGCGAGTGCCCATGCAAAAGCGGCTGAACATAAAACACAAGCTATACCGTCATATAACGGACTTTCTTGATAATGAAGGGTTCGTTTCAGTGGAAACGCCGATGCTGACAAAGTCCACTCCGGAAGGGGCAAGGGACTATCTTGTTCCCTCAAGGGTCCACGGGGGCAGTTTTTACGCGCTTCCACAGTCGCCTCAAATATTCAAGCAGATCCTGATGGTGGCAGGCGTGGAGAAGTATTTCCAGATAGTGCGCTGTTTCCGGGATGAGGACCTCAGGGCGGACAGGCAGCCAGAATTCACGCAGCTTGATATGGAGATGTCTTTCGTTGAAGAAGAGGATATATTCGGGGTCTGTGAACGCCTTTTCAAGGCTATATTCTCCAAGGTAATGGACATGGAGATAGAAATACCGTTTGAAAGGGTCAGTTACCGCCATGTCATGGAGAAGTACGGCAGTGATAAGCCGGACAGACGTTTCGGAGTTCATTTACAGGACCTTACCGAAGAAGCTGGCAGATCCTCCTTCAAGGTCTTCTCCAATGCCGTTTCATCCGGGGGACGGGTAATGGCCCTAGCAGCGCCGGGTTACGCGGACATAAGCCGCAAGGATATAGATGATCTTACCGCTTTCGTCGGTGAGTATGGAGCCAAGGGCCTGGCTTATTTCAAGGTCACAGAAGAAGGTCTTTCCTCGCCGATAACCAAGTTCTTCAAACCGGGAGAACTTGAACTGTTCCGGGAAAAGACAGGCGCCTCGGCGGGCGACATGATATTCATGGTAGCCGATGCGGAAGAAGTAGTATGGGATTCTTTGGGTGCTCTGCGCCTTAAGATAGGACGCGAGAAGAACCTGATAGAAAAGGATAAGTTCGATTTTCTCTGGGTAGTGGATTTTCCTCTTTTCAAGTTCAACAAGGACGAGAAAAGATGGGTCTCCGAACATCACCCGTTCACTTTTTTCCGTCAGGAAGATCTGGAGCTGCTTGAAAAAGGAGAGTTCGGGAAAATAAGATCGCTTTCCTATGACCTTGTCCTCAACGGGAGCGAAATAGGTTCTGGAAGCATAAGGATACATAAAAGAGATGTTCAGAAAAGGATCTTCGATATCCTGGGATTGACCGAGGAGGAGGCAGAGAGCAAGTTCGGTTTCCTGCTGGAGGCGTTCAATTACGGACCGCCGCCCCACGGCGGGATCGCTTTCGGCATGGACCGACTGGTCACCCTGTTTACAGGAGACTCTTCCATACGCGAGGTAATACCTTTTCCCAAGACACAGAAGGGGATATGCCCTCTGAGCGGGGCGCCTTCCTACGTCGATGACAGGCAGCTAAGGGAATTAGGGATTAAACATACAAAAAGAACCAAGAAAGAAGGATAA